TAAGAACTTTTTGGTGAAGTATGGATTATTCCACTTAACAAGGTGGGTAGAAAAAGCTACATTATTTtgtaaaactaaacaaaaaagtCAGCAGGAAAACCCAgaataaaacacagatttcctGGCATAGGCTCCCACTCTGACTAGGCATTAATTCCTCCtctaaaataagcatttataCAACTACCATCAcaattttgaaatataaatttatttatttatttatttatttactttctaaTTGCTAGTACTTAGGCTTTGTTTACCCGCTTAAAACAGACCTTTGAATGGCATTTGTGAAGAGTAGCAGAATTCAGAATTAGCAATAGTGAAGCATTTAtgagaggggaagggggaggttCTCACATAGTATAGCTAATATCAAATTGGCATGTGAGCTGCCTGCTTCAGCTTAACCTGTGcctcctctgctttcttccaggTTATGGACACACAGTGCCTTTATCTGATGGAGGAAAGGCCTTCTGCATCATCTACTCAGTCATTGGGATCCCATTTACACTGCTTTTCCTGACAGCAGTGGTACAACGCATAATTGTATATGTCACCAGGCGTCCCGTCCTGTATTTCCACATTCGCTGGGGCTTCTCCAAGCAGATTGTTGCAATCATCCACGCTATAGTCCTTGGGTTCATCACTGTCTCGTGCTTCTTCTTAATCCCAGCAgcaatattttctgttctggaaGATGACTGGAATTTTTTGGAatctttttacttttgtttcatttccctgAGCACTATTGGCCTTGGAGACTATGTGCCAGGAGAAGGCTACAATCAAAAATTCCGGGAGCTGTATAAAATTGGAATTACATGTAAGTGTCAAACTAACCAGCTAAATAAAAGGCatgttataataataattatagtaataattaaaaaaaaatattactttccCTCTTCATTCTATGGATGGTGATTTTGTGAGTTGTCACCTAGCAAAGTGGGCATTTGTAGGTAGCTGTGCAAGGAGAAATCCTTTAAATAAACCTTTAAATAGGGTTAGTTTTCTtagttaagaaagaaaaagctaaggCCAGAATGCCATTATGCTAAACCATAGCTGATTACTCTTTTATTactagtagaaaaaaaattctaattGTTATGAAAATGGTTATGAGCATCTTGGGCTAAAATTTCAGTGCATCACAGACCCAGGAAGATGATCTCATAAAGTGAGATGGGAGGTGGTCAGACAGGAATAGAGGAGCAATAGGAAATGAGGCAGAATAGCAAAGTTTCTGACTCCATTTGTGACAGAAGGTAGCTGAAGCTGGCACTGGTACATAACAGCTGTCAGAGAGACAAGTAGACAAAGATGATAGCAAATCAAGACCACAAGTGTTACGTTTATATTGTTTCATTACATTTGACACAAAAGGAAAGGCATAATGATCAATGATTTTACAAAGTAGAGCTAAGAAAATTACCTTTGTGTTGGCATTCTGAATTAATATATGCTGAGGGCATTATTCTCCAGTGACAGTGTTTTGAAGCATCCCAGCTTCTGATACAGTTTCAGCCTGCACAGTCCTGGCTCATCAGATGCACCACCTAAAAGAGCTGAACAGCCAAACCAAACCTTTCCTGTCAGGTCCCCTTCTTAGGCTGGTATGCATTTGTCTCTGCCTCTGTACATTCTTAACGTAGGTAAAGTGTCCGTGaacttggttttgtgttttatctAAAGAGAGATTGAGCATTGAATTCTTTCATTCCATGAAGCAGGGCTTTGAACTAGCCAACAGAACACTTTCTGCTGCCCTCATTGCTGGAGGTTTCCCCTTCTACCCATTGTGTTTAACTTACCAGCAGTAGCTGTTAATCACTACCCTATTGATCAGCAGAATAGATATGGGGATGCTAAATGATGAACTGAATGGAGAAAGTCACACATAGTAATGGCCTTGTTAAATATTCTAGCCATTCTGGAAATTCAaagtcagaagaaaaattatggCTCAGATTATCCTTTTTCAAAATTTAGAACACTTAGGAAATAAATTTCAGGAaatacaagaaggaaaaagaagcatatgtttggagaggggggaaaaaaaggcacagaggcCTATTACCCATATGAAACTCCATTTCCAAAAGGCAGTCTGTGAGACCTATTACctttaaaaatcagtctttACAGCACCAAAGTTATCAGTAATACAATACATGCAACACTTCCAGGTTTGGATAGTTTATGCATATTAGTAAAACATTGTAAATGATCTTCCAGGTGTTACCAGATATAGCAActtcattggggtttttttattttcattttattgggTTTGCACACGTTTCTGGTTGCTTTGTTCTCCCATTCATTTCAGGGTGTTGGATACCTTCTTGTAATTTCCAAGGAAAAGAACTCAAAAGTTTTCGTGAAATATAAGTGATTTGTCCTGCTAAACTGGTACAAACAACAAATAACCATATTTAGCTGCCACATTGTTCCTTCTATTTGTAACATGTAGGAATACTAAGGGAAAATCTTTTGAAGAGCACTTAATCATGAAGGTAGTAAATAAGTGGGGGAGCATACATGTGGTAAGTTTTAgtattctgtttcatttaatgTCTTTACCCTTGTACAGTTGTAACAAAACTTAAAGCCACTAGTGTTacttgggggggggagggagggttaTGTGGGTTCTTGTTGATTGTAGaatgaaaattgaaaaataGGATTTTATAATCTAAAGTGCGTTACAGAGCTCTGAAACTGGGtcataaaggaaataaaaatgctgtttggaGGTGACAGGGATGAGAAAAGTTACAGGGTTAAAACATTCCAGCCACTTAATTTGCTAATAGttgaaacactttttcttctttctttctttttttttttttttttgcacctAGGTTATCTGTTGCTGGGCCTTATTGCAATGTTGGTGGTTCTTGAGACTTTCTGTGAACTCCATGAGCTCAAAAAGTTTAGGAAGTTGTTTTATGTGAAGAAGGACAAGGAAGAGGACCAAGTGAATATAATAGAACATGACCAGCTCTCCTTCTCTTCCATCTCAGACCAAGCAGCCTCCATGAAGGACGATCAGAAGGCAAACGAGCCCTTTGTGACTTCCCAGTCCCCAACCTCCAATGACAGCTCTCTAAACAATTAATACAGGGGTACCCAAACTGTTGTTTGGTGCATTTATGCTACTTACCATAAGAAATAGAAcgcctcatttttttttctgaaaatataaaagctGGAAGACTGTGTTACTTTAACAAGGACTCATCATTTCTGACATAGAAAAGACTTC
This window of the Melopsittacus undulatus isolate bMelUnd1 chromosome 3, bMelUnd1.mat.Z, whole genome shotgun sequence genome carries:
- the KCNK1 gene encoding potassium channel subfamily K member 1; translated protein: MLQSLAGSSCVRLVEQHRSAWCFALLVLGYLLYLVFGAVVFSSVELPYEDLLRQELGKLKQRFLEEHACLSEQQLEQFLLRVLEASNYGVSVLSNASGNWNWDFTSSLFFASTVLSTTGYGHTVPLSDGGKAFCIIYSVIGIPFTLLFLTAVVQRIIVYVTRRPVLYFHIRWGFSKQIVAIIHAIVLGFITVSCFFLIPAAIFSVLEDDWNFLESFYFCFISLSTIGLGDYVPGEGYNQKFRELYKIGITCYLLLGLIAMLVVLETFCELHELKKFRKLFYVKKDKEEDQVNIIEHDQLSFSSISDQAASMKDDQKANEPFVTSQSPTSNDSSLNN